DNA sequence from the Coffea eugenioides isolate CCC68of chromosome 9, Ceug_1.0, whole genome shotgun sequence genome:
tttttgtctgCTCTACAGCCACTTTGAAGGGGCAAGGCAAGCACAAAGTTTCAGACTTTTAGCAACCAGGAGGAAATGCACCTTAAATTTGCTGGAAGAGCCTCTCAAGATTTCCAAGAAAAAAGGCAGTATTGCTGGTGCTGTTTCTCTGATTATTGGAACCAGTATTGGTTCAGGAATTCTTGCCCTCCCAAAGAAAACATCGCCTGCGGTAACTTTTAAGCTCTCTCTTTAGTCTTCACTCTTCACTACTTTTGGCTTGAATCTTTAAAATAAATCATGTTTCATGCTAGATTGTTAAACTGATTAGTTGGGTAGATGAGGAGATTATATTTCGTGGTTCAATTTGCAGGGGTTCTTTCCAAGTTCAATATCTATGACTGTATGCTGGGTTTTTCTATTAATAGAAGCATTATTGCTCGTTGAAGTCAATGTGAGGCTGCTGAAGAAGAAGAGCATGAGATTAAAATCGGATGAATGGGGGATCATCTCCATTAGGACTATGGCTCAGGAGACACTGGGAGAATGGGGTGGAGCTCTGGCTACTGTTACCTATGTTTTCTTGGGTTATACTTCTATGATCGCCTATACATCAAAGTCAGGAGAGATCCTTAACCATTTGATTGATCTTCCAGAATCAATTTCAGGCATCTTCTTCACTGCCTTCTTCACCACACTCATCTTCGTGGGTGGGACACAAGCCACTGATCAAGTGAATCAATGGCTCACTATTGCCATGATAGGTAAATTTTGTGTCGAAATTTTTGTAGCTTGCAAGTTGTTAAATTATCATTAGTGGGGTCATCTTTTATTCCGGAAGAGATTTGAGAATTTCAAGTTCCGAGTATTTAGCTGAATGCTTGCTAACAACGTGAGAGTTGATCAGGTCTGCTGGTGGCAATTGAGGTTTTAGCTGTTGCCTTCGGTGGGTGGTCAGGATTTGGAGGGAGTGATAACTGGGAAAAAGTTCCGGCAACCATTCCAGTAATCATATTTTCGTTGGTTTATCATGACCTTGCTCCTGGTACATATTAAAGGTTTCTTGTTCTTGTCTAAGAATTGCAAACAGTTGATTGCTATGCCTCCTGGTTTATGGATGGATTCTTTTGCAGTTCTTTGTTCTTATCTGGGAGGGGACCTTTCACGCATCAGGGCTTCAGTTTTGCTTGGCAGTATTGTCCCTTTACTAGCTTTGCTTATTTGGGATGCTATAGCACTTGGGCTGTTAGAGCAGGTTGATCAAGTTGCTGATCCTGTTGAACTTCTTATGAGGTCATTCAATTTTTGGATGTGTTCATTGACTATTCAATAGGATGATATAACAACTGCTATCCCAAACTCTTTAACCTAGTTTTTTGCAAATGAATCCCACCACTCTTGTGGGATTAGTTTCAACTTCATACTCGATTATGAACGTCTAGAATCCTCAAGCTTCTCTGTACTAACATACTGTTTTGATACAGAGTAAGCTGGGGAGGGGTGTCATTTATGGTTGAGGCCTTCTCACTTCTGGCTATTGGAACTTCACTTATTGGCACCCTTCTTAGCTTTTCAGAATTTTTCAAAGAGCAGCTTAATAGCCTGTTAACCTTCTCACCCATGACTCGAAAACTCGAGGTAGTTATCTTTCTGCGCTATCTATGATGTGTTAGCATTATTACCATTCAGATTCTCGTATCAGAGAAGTCTGAAAGCTAATCAGCTATGTAGTTTGTACCTCCAGGAGAGATCAAATTCAGACTTTGGTTTAATGGAATGGTGGACGAGTAAGAAAATAAGCTTCACGGCAACAGCAATGGTTGTTGTTCCATCCCTTTTTGTTTCAACAACAGTTCCAGATGCATTTTCTGCTGCAACAGATATTGCTGTAAGTTCCGTTCTGTTGTCTTCAATGTTACAAACTCACAGCTGAAGCCACTGCTCCATTTTATCCTTCCTTCTACTTCTTTCTAAATTTCTCAAGATGGGATTTCTGGTGTTAGTAAAACCCACAAATTACGCCTAGTATGATCCTCACATTTGTTTCTGTGACAATATCATTTTCTGATACAACAGTTGCTAATAATATGGAACAGGGAGGCTACTGCATGACAATGCTCTATGGAGTTTTTCCACCTGCAATGGCTTGGGCCGTGCTTTCCAAAAATGGTGAAGGCAGTGACCACATAGCAGGATCCAGATTCAGGCCAACACTTATCTGTGTAGGAATATTGGCTGGTGCAATATTGATAGAGCAAATATTTCAAGATCTGTCAATCTTGCAATCCTAGAACAGTACTAACAACACTGCATATTTTACTagttgatttctttttctttttctttcttacaACCTTCGAGGCATTTATCTTGATCCAACTGGTTATTGTAACCAGTCTGTTAAAAAACCTATATACAGTACAATAGTGATAAACTGCAAGCCCTGCTATATACACTCGACGGGCAATGAGACAAACGGGAAACCAGTAAACACGGAATGCATTAGAAACATGCTGATTTATACAGGCGTACCATAACAGCTATATTATGCCAGATAGTAAACGGTGATTCATGATCTAAAAGCCAGAAATGTCTTTAGTCAATTTAAAGGAGTCAATATCTTAAAACTACATGGATTTTTCACACAACCACTCATTGCTACAACAATTTAGTATTAACAGAACATTTCAAGCAAAAATAGCACGCCCTTTAAAGTAGAAACACATATAACAACTGACTCTCTCAAAAGGGtttattcaattttttcaaaataataacAAGCAGAAATATCATTCTTCTTTCCTCCCAAATAACTTATTCATTTACTGGCAAAGGATGTCACCAATAAGAGATTGCATAGTTGATCTGGAGGAAATCAATAACTGATTGGACTCAATTGTTTGATGTATATCCTCAAAAGTAACAAATACTGATACAAATAGCCATAGGAACATCACATTTTTATTTGGTAAGAGGCCACAATCAACAAATACAGGTAATAAATTACTAACGTACAAGTAGACACCAAGCGTTTGATTGACTAAGCACAACATCCATAAAAAATGACGAAAAAGCCTTCAGTAAAACCCATGAGCTACCAAGAACTTAAATCTTTACAGAAGTCACGTGCCTCAGAAGCAGCTGAACAACATCATGGGAAATTCTGGAAGATTCATTCTTTAGGTGATGGATCTTTGCCTCCGTTTCTTGTTCAAGTCGTTTCACATTAGCACCTGAGTCTCCACTAGTCTGTTTGATAGCACCAATATAGAATCTTATAAGTAGTTTATCTAAGaggtagaaaaacaagaaatagATTTCAAAACAACATATCATAGGGAGAACTCAAACAGAAGCAAGATTTCTTAGCAGTAAGACTTCACAAGTGCTTGGATCATTACTTTGTATGTCAGAGTacttgaaaaagaaatacaagtaTAGTGTTAATATATCAATTTCAACCAGAGTGCAAATAATTTAAACCACTAAGCATTCATGTGATTTGACCCCCATAGCATTCTATAAAGTTTCAATTACAGTCCTTTTCTCCCCCAACTTTTACCTGTGCAACCTTTCTCTGAAACTCAGCTTCCATTTGTGCACGGAATTCCGCAATTTCCTTCTCAGCTTCTTCCTTGGCCTGTTTTAGTCTAGCCTGTTTTGCTGAacaataaaaacaacaaaactaACCTGTTAATTAATTGCAGATAATTTGACCCTGCAACATTGACATATGCAACACTAAATTTGTCCATGAATAATCAAGATCTTTTGCAACGTGAAGTTCTTAGCTCATGGAGTTACATGAAATCACAAAGGCAGATAGCAACAGCAACAACTTCTAGTTATACAGATACAAAAAAATAACGTGATGAGATTCTCTAGATTTCCTGAAACCTGATTCTTTGGGTGGAACTTTAAACCAGAAGGACAAAATCCAACCCCAGCATGAAACCAATGTCATTTGCAGGATGCACAGTCTGTAGTAAACCAGTTGGATCAAAAGGTGACAATAAGTTGTTGGCAAAATATTATGTACTAAGCCAGATCAAATTTCGAGGTCCAAATTCTGAGTTATGTGCAGCGGGTAATTAAGTTTGACTTGTCCTTGTCAAAATTGAAAGAGAAAGCTTCATATACCTACGCTACATAACTATTGGGACAAGTCCAGTCTCAAACACAATTAATTCTTTATGAATAGTTTACCAACCCACATATCATAGATCATCCTTTTTCAACCATTCTCCTCAAATTATCCAACTCTAAGACTAAGAGGGTTTCTAGTCCTCATAATGCGCAATGCTTGTTTAGTATTATTAATTTCACTTGCAGTTCAACCATACAGCTGAACAGTAATCGTCACTTTCTAACTCTACATAATATCTCTAAACAGAAAATAAACAACCAGAAATTGAAAAGTTGGAGAACAATAAAGCATTCCTCAGCCTCTTATTTCAATCTATAAACTGGATCCCCACCCCAAGGAGCACAAGTTCTTTAGTTTACCACCCAAATGTAGTCTATACCACGTAATTACAGGTgcaaaaacaattaaaaaaattcaaatataagcAAAAAGTATTACCAGCTCTAGCAGCATTGACAATGTGTTGAGCTTCCTGTTCTGCCGCTAATAACAGTTGAATTCCATTCTGGCCTCTGTTGGCATCCATACTTGCAGAGATAGACGAAAGCAACTGAATTGATTGAAAAAGTAACTAAAGAGACCAAATATGACACTTGCAAAAGCCATACAATTGCTTCACGGAACAAATTGATTGTGACACTTGATTGCTGAATTACACAGTACACACAGTATTTGATTCTAACAGACAGACAGCATTTGCTTTTGGTAAGCAACAGTTATTTGACCACACTATAGAATCCAACAAATGTCTGCGAGTTCATATATCATGTTCCAATTACCAAATACAATTATCCGGCTTCAAGATGTGCTGTCTGAATCAAACTCTTATCAAGCTTCTAATCACAACATCACAAAGACCAGTCCATTAAAGCCACTTATCAATCAAATCAATGATAAAAATCTCATCCTTACATCTTCAATAAAACTATTTAGACAACGTTCAGTAGCAAATCTGGTAGACAAACAACCACCTATGACTATGAGTGCATTCAGCCTAAGCAAGACATTGAACATTCAAGTACTCAAGTATGTATCCTCATTTCCACTTGCTCATCAGCAGGATCAAAAACAGCTTATCTTTTTCACAGACAATCCCTAGATGATAACTACATTCTTACCATACTCCAGCCAATCAGCTAAACAGCATCAAAGTGGTATCTGGACAAGGTTGACCTAGTTGATCTTTTGTTTCACATGCAACCTACGGCCACTAGTCCTATAGGAGCCAAAAGGCATATAGCAGAAAGGAAATCTAAGAAAGAGACCATTTTAACAAGATGTAACCAATATTTAACCCACTGATCAGTAAAATACCTTATTCTCTAAATTGATTTTTGCACGGTAAACTTCTGAAAACTAGTAAACTAGATCCAATTAAGTAAACCAACCTAACGATCAGCAGAACATTACAAAGATCAGTTCACACAACTTATCAATCAACCATGAAAATGATTTCATCTTTACATCTCCAAAATGAACTATTCTATTCCAAACTTGTATTCAGACCATGTCCAGTAGCAAAAATTCAAATCCGGTTGACAAATGACCAACCAAGAAAACAATTCAACATGAAGGAGAGATTCTAGCAGAACCCATCAGTCCAAAAATTTTTCATTAACTTCAAACAAACATAATCCTAAATTCATCAGTTCAAAAAATACacgaacccaaaaaaaaaggggaattCTTTATCTAAACAACCATCAAGGAGAATGAAGGTTCAAAGCCACAAGACACTAAATTCTTTTGCCACACAACTACATCAAATAAGTTTAAAGAACCCTTTAATCCAGATCCAAAACTTACCGAATCAGATCATAAACCAAGCAAAACAATCTCGATCTATCTTAATTACTATTAGGTACTTCTACTgtacaggaaaaaaaaaaagagacccAAAATATCTAGCAGggaagaaagcaagaagaagCGCCGAGCAGTTAAAGATTTGGGAGGGAGAAGGAGATGGAAATGGAGAAGCAGGGGGGAAGTTGTTTTACCTGCTGCGGAAACGGAGTTAGGACAATGAAACAATCTATCCAGTAGCAGCAAAGATATGACTTTATCACTACTAAACTCTGACCACGGCCCTTGAGTTTAATTTTGTTCCGGAACGCACGTCCTATGTGTTTTGGGGAAGTTCTGAACTCCAAAAAGTCGGGTGGATCCTTGTAAAAGAGTCAATTACGTGACACACCAGTTTCCTTAGACAAGTAAAAGTACAACCTTAATTACGACAACTTCTTCCTTATTTCAAAAATTAACAAATCTGAGGTTTGTATGTAATTATTCGACCATTTTTAATGTGTTTGTTTGATTCTTTTCACTAATATTTTGGCCCCCTAATCAAGTTCAACGATCTCTCCTCTTTGcaaacacataaaaaaaatcataattgTTAACGAAATTAAACAAAAACTTATCTAATATGTTAcagtgcaaaaaaaaaataaaaattccaaTCATATTTGTGAAAGTTTTGGCATAAATAAAAACTCCAATCAAATTTGTGAAAGGTTTTATGTACTTGGTACTTATCTTATGTGTTATAGCAAGATTttgtttaaaaatataatacTAATTACACATTACAGGAGATTTCGATTTCATTTTTGGGAaattaaaaagtaaattaaagaaaagtactAAATGCGATTGTGAGGGATTCAAGATttacttctttctttctttttcatttttcaacttGTCGAGGATGTTGGAAATTTACCTTCTCTATTAAGATAGAATCTATCTTAATTTAGTTttatcaattggtaagaaagtaCACATAAATAGCAAAATCTTACTCTAACTTATATGATGACTCAAATCAtgaaactaattaataatttatctccttaattttaaaaattttcatgtttatCTTTAGAGATCAtgattttcaatcattttttttttcttttaaagcgAACTCATATCAATATCTCTCTTTATTGaattagtttttttcttttaacttcTTTGGTGAAGCGCGCAAATTAGTGCCTCCAACAGCTTTAGGTTTGTAAACCTTCCTCTGTGAATAGTTTATAGTCCCATCATGATAGATAGGATTCTAGAGATCAAAAAGTGAGTTTTGATTTTCAATGCAAGAGGCCGTAATCGTTGCCTTTTAAACttatttggaaaaacaaaaaattccacGAAAAAACACATTTCATATGCGAATCGAACAAATTTTCATTACATCTAATCAAACAATTTTGGTTCTGGGTTATTTAGATTATGCATGTCGTTTTTTCTCTAATGACTTGTAGTAGAAAGCATCTATGACTTGTAGATAAGGTATTCCATGTAGCAttcttattttacttttagAAATCAGCTTCAACATGAATATATTTAAGTGCAAAGTATCTTGCATGAGAAATCTTTTGTTTGTCGTAATTAAGTCTCGGATCAGAGGTGTTTTCTCCTTGCTTCATAGCCAAACCGTGACCTCCTCGTATAACTTCGACGTCTTAGACACACCCTGGCCACTCCACACCCTATTACACCAACAGCAGCAAAAACCCCTATTACTGTTCCCGCCCTCTGTCCACCAGTTAGTCCTTTTGAGGTGCTTTCAGATGCTGGTGGTGCTGGCGCTGATGGACTTATGTCACCTGTGGAGGTGGAGTAGATTTATTTGGGGGAGGTGGACTCAAGTTTCCTGGTGGAGGAGGAGAAGGTAAGTCAACAGATGGCGGTGGAGTGAAGTTGCCAGGTGGTGGAGGGGTGAAGTTAACCCCGGGGGCGGGGAGGGAGGAGGAAACTCACCAGGTGGTGGAGGCGTGAAGTTACTCGGTGGTGGTGGGGGAGTTAAGTTACTTGGTGGAGCTGGTGATATTGGTACATTTTGATCAATTGGAGGTGGCGGAGAATCTGCATGGACTTTTAGTTCTATTAAGGTTACTACCATTAGTAGAAAAAAGATGGAACCTAAATAAACCCTCCATGGCCAGCTAATACTACTAATATTCAGATTCTCTATGGGGAAACTAACTAAATGTGACTGTTAGATTTGCAGAACTCTGCTATGTTAAAAATGATCTGAAGTCTGTCATTTATACAGTGAGGATGCTTCAGAAGCATTGCAAAGTGATTGCGTGGTAGAGAGAAACCATTTAGGTACTAACAAAGCATCGATGGAAGCAATGCTGAATGCAAAGGAATAATTAATTCTAACACAACACAGCAGGACGAAGTTCAGAGCCCTTGTCAATTAGAATTTCAGAAACTATATAGAGCATGATCAGTTATCATTTCATGTGCGGAAACGTTTTGTGGGCTTGTGAAGCTAAACATCGTATGCTACGACAGTGTGATTAAAATAGTAGAGATGCGTGGTTATAGACAAGCAGATGAGACATAAAACAACTGCATTTGCCGGTTTAAAGTTGTCTGACTTGCGAGGATATTGGCCTTGAGATCATAGCTGAAAGTAAGTAACTAGCAAAGTGCTGTGATGTGTTTTGTAGCTTTGGCAGAAGGAATAGCAATTCAGCACCAGAGGTGGTTTTACTTCTAGTTATCCTTTGTGTCATCAAAATGCTAGCTATTGCATGACATTTAAATCGACCTTTGTGCAAAATTGCAACTGAAATCTTGGAGGTCTTGAGTAGAATGCATACAAGTGTTTAGCGATCGATGAAGATGCTTGAAGTTCAAATATGCATTGGCACGTCCAATGGTTCATTCCGTGCAATCTGCAACCTAGCAAAGTCGCATCCCTCCACTTGTGTGTGGCAGATTGAGGCTGCAATATTAGCGTGCGGTCCCAGATCCCAAAATTAGATAGTCATTTGGCATTCTATAGGGTCCTATATTCCCAGTTAACCATGTTTTGTAAAGCTCCATTCTTCTGTCCTCATTTTCTGGATGATCAATTTTTCTGCTTCTCTTTGGCTCGCTCGAAGCTGCCAGCATATAACAATCTTGATCATTCTCTTCCAGGGTTAATCCTTAACTAGTAGTTGTAATTTCTGCAGAACTTTACTGCAAGCTTTGGATTGTAATGATTGTCTGGAAGGTCCAATTGGCTTGTTTTACATGACTTTTTTCTTCCAATTATTTCAAAGAAATTGAGATGACtgatttcttgaaactcttCCGCCAAACATCTCTTGCTTGGCTATAACtgcaacccccccccccccccctttctCGTTCTAATCAAGCATTATCCATGATCCAATCTGCTGCTCTACATTTTATAGCTGAGATACTTAAGGATCATCTCCAGTGAGGCAAAAGATTTGACATTGTCAACCAACCCTCAAACTAAGACATATTGATCTAAAAAGAAAACTAGCAGCCAAATAGTCAGGAAAAGGCGCAAAATCGTATCCCTgtctcttattattattattcccACATTGAAACCAAAACACGGGTAGTGGGTAGGAGGGGTTGTCCCATAAAGAAGTTGACAAACAAAAGATTCCTCTCCAGAAATTCACTGCGTTGCTTCTTTAGCCAATTACATCATGTACATTGAAAGATTGAAACCTTTCTAGGCTCTCCAAAGTGATGGCATCATCTTTTAATTCAGTCCACATTCTATCATTTGCTTCATCAAGAcagaaaatataaagaaaaaggaGCTTAAATTGATTCTCAAGGGACTGCAGTCCCTGACAAATATCCACAGGAACACCGAGAAAACATGAGGTAGCAAGAACTTGACTCTATTAATCATATGAAGTAAACATTGTTCAAGACAAAAACATTTCACCAGGCACAGAAGAAGTGACTTGGgaacaaaaaagagaaaaagagggaTGTGTAAAAGGCCGCAAAAGAGCAGCATACAAAGAACGAAGAAATTGAGACAAACCAACATGTTATCTACGTTAACgattgaaatttctttaaggtAATTTCTCATGATTAATACACAAAAATTGCTAGGTCCGATATTAGTTGTCGACTTGTTTCAGTCTGCGGATTTTCAAACTTAAGATCCAGCGTCCCTTTTCTCCTTAGCTGACTGACATCTAGCTCCAGTTGCACATTCTGTCACAAAAGATAATTGCTACGTGATCTTCTTTGGGTGATTCTGTACACTATTCTTACTTGGCAAGTTGATTAGATACATCAATTGCCCTTGGTCGGTGACTCCACATGCACTACTTTAGGCATAgttgcttct
Encoded proteins:
- the LOC113783271 gene encoding V-type proton ATPase subunit G 1; amino-acid sequence: MDANRGQNGIQLLLAAEQEAQHIVNAARAAKQARLKQAKEEAEKEIAEFRAQMEAEFQRKVAQTSGDSGANVKRLEQETEAKIHHLKNESSRISHDVVQLLLRHVTSVKI
- the LOC113783625 gene encoding uncharacterized protein LOC113783625 isoform X2 yields the protein MILQCRPGYLWAAICPQENTQICLKFRIHFEGARQAQSFRLLATRRKCTLNLLEEPLKISKKKGSIAGAVSLIIGTSIGSGILALPKKTSPAGFFPSSISMTVCWVFLLIEALLLVEVNVRLLKKKSMRLKSDEWGIISIRTMAQETLGEWGGALATVTYVFLGYTSMIAYTSKSGEILNHLIDLPESISGIFFTAFFTTLIFVGGTQATDQVNQWLTIAMIGLLVAIEVLAVAFGGWSGFGGSDNWEKVPATIPVIIFSLVYHDLAPVLCSYLGGDLSRIRASVLLGSIVPLLALLIWDAIALGLLEQVDQVADPVELLMRVSWGGVSFMVEAFSLLAIGTSLIGTLLSFSEFFKEQLNSLLTFSPMTRKLEFVPPGEIKFRLWFNGMVDE
- the LOC113783625 gene encoding uncharacterized protein LOC113783625 isoform X1; amino-acid sequence: MILQCRPGYLWAAICPQENTQICLKFRIHFEGARQAQSFRLLATRRKCTLNLLEEPLKISKKKGSIAGAVSLIIGTSIGSGILALPKKTSPAGFFPSSISMTVCWVFLLIEALLLVEVNVRLLKKKSMRLKSDEWGIISIRTMAQETLGEWGGALATVTYVFLGYTSMIAYTSKSGEILNHLIDLPESISGIFFTAFFTTLIFVGGTQATDQVNQWLTIAMIGLLVAIEVLAVAFGGWSGFGGSDNWEKVPATIPVIIFSLVYHDLAPVLCSYLGGDLSRIRASVLLGSIVPLLALLIWDAIALGLLEQVDQVADPVELLMRVSWGGVSFMVEAFSLLAIGTSLIGTLLSFSEFFKEQLNSLLTFSPMTRKLEERSNSDFGLMEWWTSKKISFTATAMVVVPSLFVSTTVPDAFSAATDIAGGYCMTMLYGVFPPAMAWAVLSKNGEGSDHIAGSRFRPTLICVGILAGAILIEQIFQDLSILQS